CCCCTCGCAGAGGCCAAAACGAAATCGCACGTCTCCTTATATTCTTCAGGTTATTCTGTTTGTATCATATCTTATCATGTTAAAGCTGACAACACAGGAAAAATGATTCTCTGAAAATTGGTTCTCCTAATTTTGTGTTTCACATGTTTGGTTTTAGGTAAATCACCTTATTTTCATACAGCAAGTTAAGTGTTTTATCTTCTGCAGGATGAACAGTTTGATGTCCAAAATGGCAAAAACAGTTCAGAAGTGCAGGAAAAACCAAAACATATATCCACGAAGAGGCtatttggagaaaaagaaacacACAGCAGAACAATTATGGATCTTATCTGCCATTAGGAGCAAAGCCATATCATcaaactggagttgttgttatTATCTCGCTTCCACTTGGAGGATTAATATTTAAACGAGATTGAGAAATTCATCATGAGAAATGAGCATGAAGAAATTGGAACATCAATGGCAATTGAACTATACAGGCAGTTAGCACTTATCAGGTACACATGCCTAACTCTTTGGAGATGGATATAACTTATTTCAGTGTTTTCAACATGCCAACTATTTCATCTGTGTACCTGTAGCAAGTTGGGCATTAGCTCTTTCTTACATAAGCAGAAACCTTTGGCTCCAGCTGAACTCTTCTCGTTTTTCTCAGTCGCATCAAATTGTATAGTGGCAGATTTCAGCTAGCTAGCCTTTCAATGTTCTCTATGTTCCTCAGCACCTCCGCCTCCCTGTCGGCGatctccttggcctcctcctTGGTGAACGGTGGTGGCAGCGTGCATGGGCTGAAACCAGTGAAGTGGCTCTCCATGGAGTCCATCATGCACTCCCGGTGCAGGCCCCGGGTGGGGCAGACGATGGACTCGCTGCAGATCTCAACGACCTTCTTCGGTACCGTGGGCTTATACCGGAGCAGCTTGGCGTACTCGGTGAGTAGGTGGAGCATGTAGTCTTAGACGTAGTCCatgctcatctcctccctcACGAACCGGCTGCCCTGCTCACCGATGAGCTGCGCCTGGACCGGGTGCTTGTTGCCCCAGTCGACGGCAACCTAGATGGACTTGCACATGTGGTCCCGGTTGATGGGCCAGTAGTGCTTGCCGGCGACGAGTCCCCTGGACAGGTTGTCCTGGAATGGCGTGGCGACGAACAGCACCGGTGAGTCGCACGCCAGGATGTACTTCTCGCTCACTGACCATGCATTCCCTTCTATGTAAATTTTGTACCTGCATCCATTGACAAGTTATCAGAACCACACCATGCAACCATATCTTCGATTAAACACGATAATTTCCCAGAATTTCAGTATAATTTGGGGAAAAGAAAGAGTCAATTCCCGTGTTCGTACATCAgtatctctctcttttttttaccgTACCCATACCTGTATAAGCATTGCTTAGGTATGCTGGAACCTTTGAAGCCATTTCGGATGGCATGCTTCCAGTCCTACAACAAGGTAAGAAAAGGTAAATTCACTCCGCCGATTTAGATTGCTCAGTGGCAGCTTCTCTTTGAGCACCTGGGTGAAGAGGCGGGCGTTCCATTCTTGGTCATTGGAGACATTGCATCTCATGAGTTCGTGGCGTATGCGGTACACGTGGGGCTTGGCCTTCCAGTACGCGTagggctgcctgcctgcctctccGGCCACTGCACGCGCTCGCTCTCCCGCCTCACCTCCTCCAGCATCTGTGACCACGGCCGGATGTTCTTCTCCGGCCATCCCCAGAAGACCAGCCCGGGAACACGATGTCCAGCGTCGACGCGTCATTGCAGTACAGGAACACGGGCGGCGCCTCGGCCGGTGCCGGGAAGTCGGCGGCGTGCACCCGGGGCGGTCGTCGCAGGCGAACATGATGTCCAGGTCGGGAACGCGGACGGGGTAGCGGCGGAGCAGCTGCAGGGATGCCCCACTGCGTGAACACGTCCCGCGTCTGGTGCGCCCGCCGGTACTTCTCCACGTACGCGCgcccgcccaccaccaccagccggaAGTTGGCgtgccgccgcgcgcgctccaCCGACGCCCGCGTGatccccgcgccgcgccatggCCGCAGGTCGTCGTGGATGTAGCGGAAGTAGTccgggcacggcggcgccgggccactggtgggcggcggcgttgtcggtgaaggcggcggcgctgtcggCGTTCCAGGGCACGTGagccgccgcggcgacgtcaCGTTACCGCAGAATGGGATTGATgcgacgggcgcggcgccgATGTTGATCATGTCTATCGGAGACGACTGGGGGCATGCGTGCAATAGTGAGCTTTACGTTACCACTATGGCTTTCCCATCCCCTTTTTACTCGTGCAGGATTCTTAATAAGTTCTAAACGGATCATTAGCCTAGATTAACACAGCGTACTTGACTTGAAATTGCAATAGTGAGCTTGAGCGCTATAGCTACTCATGCGAAACTAacatgaattaaaaaaaaagaatgcattcATCTTTAATTTATCCTTACCACGTCGAGGTCGATCCATCTGCATGAGCCTACCAGCAAGGCAAGAACGACGAGCGCGGCCATGATGAAGCCTAGGCCCCTCGTCCGCAATATCATCGCTAATGACAAAGAAACCGTATGCGTGCGTCCGGATAGACCCGTGATGTATAaaaactttttttcttcttaatacaaagatacgcagctctcctgcgtattcacgaaaaaaaacaaagaacgCCGCTGCCGGTTGCACGCCACTAGAGCAGCGCCGTCGTCCTTTAACCCGATCCTCGCCATTCTCCACCGGAAACGGTGGCGCCAACACCCTCTCAGGCCTCTTGTACGTGCGACATCGCAATGAAGAGGGTGCTCTTCATGATCAAGTTGGTCACAAGTAGAGCCCAACGAACCGAGCAGGAAAACTAGAGAAGCTAGCCCAATTGTTAGCCACTCGCAGCTGATTGGAAGAGCATCTTCTCTTAAGCGTTTGCAAAGCTTAAGCTAGATTCAACATGGCGCGGTTCCAAAAATGTATTTTTGAGACCATGGCAATAAAATTATGAAAATTTGTGTCTACAAGAGATTAAAAGAACACAGCTTGGTCTCAAACAAACCACAATCATTGATTTTGTCTGGTTGACACTACAAATATATATGacttttaacttttttaaaattttcatcTGTAGGACATGCGCACGGTTTCCTACACACAAAATCATATATTGATAGTGTCAACCAGGCAAAATTGACAAGTGCGATGTCCTATGTACCAAGCCACATTCTTTAGTATCCTAGcaaaattctcacaaaattaTCACCACTGAAAAAACATTCAAATATGAATCCAGTGGtaccattttattttatttttgaagtaAAACCACTTTAATTTTTGTCATCACAAAATAATGTACAAAATAATAAGATAAATGTGGGTTTACTACACCACAACGCCAATATGCCTTTAGACACCAATAGATTAATTCACCACATTGTATGATTGATCCAATCTGAAAAACCAGCTCATTATTATTGTAGTAGATTGCAAGCGGTTGCAAATTCTCTTTTAGTCTGTACACCAGACCACAGTGGCTGAAAATATCATCTATGACTTGCAGTGACACTGTAGTGATGCGCTGACGACTCCATTGATTGTGTTAGCATTACTTTTTCAATGATAGATTAGTGGAAGAATAAACTAAACAAATTTGGCAACGGCACAGCCCTATCCTCATCATGTTTCAGAGTGTGTTACAATGTAGAGCACATCATTGCATAATCCGAACTTTGCATTATCCTTTGATGCTTCCATGTTCCTGAGATCTGTACCATTCATGTGTCGTCTCTGAGACTCTGACGCTTCCAAAGAATGAGACGGTTTTAATTTGGGTTGGATCAGTATCCTCTTTTTCTGCTGCTGCACTTTGCTTCAATGGTCATGTTCATTCCTGTACTGGACGTCATGGGGATTCCAAAATGTGCCACGCTTGGTTTGCTGATCAAAGGCTGGCAGGATCGGTGAAATGCAAGCGGAGGTAGCCATGGCATGTGCCCCAGCGAGTTGCCAGGATTCTGCAACCGCAAGTGAAGACCATGATTGCAAGCACTGAGTAATGTGGGTAGCCAGGTAGGGAAACCTGGGAACCCCCAGCACTCCATCATCTGCGTGGGGCGAATGCCATTGCGCTTCGGCTGCCCAGTATAGAGCCTGGAGGTCCAtggccgccgacgccaccgccggcagCCGCGTGCGCCCCCATCGGACGCCGGCATCGTCTCCGACCTTTTTCTTCTCGTTTGGCTGAGCCGCTGAGGGGTGTTCCGCGATGGCGAAAGGAGTGCTCTGTCCGGCCGACGGGGCGTTGCGAAGAAGCTTCTTGAGCACTGAGGCCGGTGGGTTCGTCGGAGGTGGGTGTCCGGACTCCGGAGCCGCCATGGCCGGTGCGGCTGCTCCGGCTGGccccaactttttttttccagaaaacCCCTCAATTGGATTGtaattattaatcgcgatctgATTATTTATATAACACACTCTGGTTTGGATCGCGACtgttaatcgcgatccgaataattgcaaaaaaaaccctAACTATTTTCGAATTGGTCCCTCTTATAGTCTTGTACGCCTGCTACCTTTCTctccagcgacggcggcggcaacggccgCCTCGTTGCTATGGATCGATGGGCTTCCAGCTCCTCTCCCCCCTTCATCGCCAAGTCTTCCCGGCAGCGTTCCCTCTCATACTCCATTTCTCCTCAAATGCTGCTGCTCTGCACCCCTGCTCTGCTTcttgtcgccggcggcgagctggcggTCGGCGGTGGAGGTAGTGATGGCTTTGCAGCTGTCGTTGGGTCGTGGCCTCCTGCGACGTGTCTTTGGCCGGGAGACGTCCGGGGGAGATTGGAGAGATGCAGCAACCCAGATGCATCTGCCGTGTTGATTTAGTGAACTTTGTGTTCAAAACTCATCATGCATTTGCGTTTCTGATTGGCAGACAGGAGTAGTGTTTTGAGCCCAAGGTTGGCCAAGCAAATTACTGTGCATCTTTCTTATGATGCAGCGATTCATGCACACCCGGTGATCATTACTCATTGATTCATCAGTGCCAGCATACAGCTTTGAGCTCTACGCATCTGAAGGATAGAGTCTTATATCTCTCCATCAcgtaagggtgtgtttggttccaaGGATGGCACGGGATGGAATGGACGATCCTATTTTTCATAGTGTTTGATTGGAGGATATGGGGATGGGATCATCCCTCATGAGGAATATTCCCCTCATACATGCCCCGTCCGACCAAAACGAGTGGATGGGTCTGTCCCGATTCGATGCCGTCGTCTCCCATCTACGAGTGAGCACGGGCAAGCAGCAAAGGCCCAGGTGAGCGGCGCGCGtggggccgccgccggtcgggcGAGTCGAGATCTGCCACGAGCCAGGCCAGACAGAGCTCCGTCATGAGCCATCGGGTGAGGCGAGCTCCGTGCGCTGCAGCTGGCGGGGGCGCGGGACCAgcggggaggcgggggaggcCGAGCGGCGAAGAGATCGAGCGAGCGAGTGGCGGCCGACGAAAGTGGGCCCCACACAATACTGTGTCTAACGGTGTGAAATGACTGTCCATACCTCCATGTTGATCTCCGGTACCAAACATAAAACTAGAATGAATCCATCTCTCTCAACCAAACACGAAAGGGGACGGTCCCATCCCACAAAATAGGGACAGGACCATCCCATCTCACATCATCTCCAAACCGAACACATCCTAGTCTTGCTGTTTCCCTTAACTTATGCCCACTACTTTATCTCTGTTTTTTCTGAGCATGCCAATATGCCACCTGAAGCTGAATGGATTGACACATGGACATGGTAGCATCTTTTATCCCATGCTGCACATCAGCTTCCTCTGATGAAGAGTAGTGTGTCGAGTGAGCATCATGAGGCTTCCTGCTAAATTGTGCTAACTGAAATTTGTTAGGTTTCTGAACGCATTCGATAAGGTGTGAAGGGTACCTGCATGATCAACCCAAACAATTTAACAAGCTTGACTTGGTTAACTCGGTCATGTTAGTTTTTCCTTCAATGGCTCTACTTGTCAGCGAAATGGGTAAAATCGGTTAAGCATATGCGcactaaagttttttttttgcacataATACAGCAGCTGATCGTCATAATATAATGACATGGGtgatttttgcaattttatctTGTTATTAACTCACCCACGATGTCTACATCAATAGCACGTCTCCAGCTAAACTGTGTACATACTGTTAGCCCTCCATCTTCTCTACTTTCCTCAGCACCTCCGCCTCCCGTTCGGCGatctccttggcctcctcctcggtgaacggcggcggcagcgtgcaCGGGTCGAAGCCGGCGACGTGCCTCTCCATGGAGTCCATCATGCACTCCCGGTGCAGGCCCTGGGCCGGGCACGCCATGGACTCGGTGCAGATCTCGACGGCCTTCTCCGGGACGGTGGGCTTGTACCGGAGCAGCTTGGCGTACTCGGTGAGCAGGTGGAGCATGTAGTCGTAGACGTAGTCCatgctcatctcctccctcACGAACCGGCTGCCCTGCTCGCCGATgagccgcgcctgcgccgggtGCTCGTTGCCCCAGTCGACGGCAAACTTGATGGACTTGCAGACGTGGTCCCGGTTGATGGGCCAGTagtgctcgccggcgacgagacCCCTGGACAGGATGTCCTGGAACGGCGTCGTGATGAACAGCACCGGCGAGTCGCACGCCAGAATGTACTTCTCGCTCACTGACCATGCGTTTCCCTCCACGTAAACCTTGTACCTGCACCATTGACAATAATGATCTGAGCGACTCCATGCATTTGGATCTTCATTATTTGGACCTACGAATTTCACAAGAATTTGGCAGGAAACAATATGATTTGCCAAGTACCTGTATATGCATTGCTTTGGTATTCTTGAATCTTTGAACCCGTTTTGAATTGCATGATTCCAGTTCTACAAGAAAGGCAAATTATTAGCATCATCCATTAGGCAcgagaaatgaaaagaaaatcgaAACGCCAGCTTTCTTGGTTTTTGAAGGAGCTAGCACCTGGGTGAAGACGCGGGCGTTCCATTCCTGGCCGTTGGAGACGTTGCATCTCAGGAGCTCGTGGCGAATCCGGTAGCCCTCGGGGTTACCCTTCCAGAACGCGTAGGGCTGCCTCTCCGGCCACCGCAAGCGCTCGTTCTCCTTCCCCACCTCCTCCAGCATCTGCGTCCAAGGCCGGATGCCCACCTCCGGCCATCCCCAGAAGGACCAGTCCGGGAACACGACGTCGAGTGTGGACGCATCCTTGCAGTACCGGAACACGGGCGGCGCCTCGGCCGGCGCCGGGAAGTCGGCGGCGCGCACCTGGCCCGGGTCGTCGCAGGCGAACATGAGGTCCAGGTCCGGGACGCGGCCGGGGTAGCGGCGGAGCAGCTGCAGGATGCCCCATTGCGTGAACACGTCCCGGATCTGGTACGCGCGGCGGTAGGTCTCCACGAACGCGCGCCCGCCCACGACCACCAGCCGGAAGAAGGCGTGCGGCCGCGCGCGCTCCACCACCTCGCGCGTGATACCCGCGCCGCGCCACGGCCGCAGGTCCTCGTGGATGTAGCGGAAGTAATCCGGGCACGACGGCGCCGGGCCACCGCCGGGGGttggctgcggcggcgacggcggcggtgctggtgtTCCAGGGCATTTCGG
Above is a genomic segment from Setaria viridis chromosome 4, Setaria_viridis_v4.0, whole genome shotgun sequence containing:
- the LOC117854174 gene encoding uncharacterized protein isoform X2; translated protein: MKSIFFTATSHNPLEEGTALVPPVPVENDEDGGGGGPVPRTRRSSSLAMILRARGLRSIMAGLVVLGLLVCASRWMDLGATSPLRGNTVSIGAGQRRRHHNSTAPLVPIPFTCGNETSPQPPKCPGTPAPPPSPPQPTPGGGPAPSCPDYFRYIHEDLRPWRGAGITREVVERARPHAFFRLVVVGGRAFVETYRRAYQIRDVFTQWGILQLLRRYPGRVPDLDLMFACDDPGQVRAADFPAPAEAPPVFRYCKDASTLDVVFPDWSFWGWPEVGIRPWTQMLEEVGKENERLRWPERQPYAFWKGNPEGYRIRHELLRCNVSNGQEWNARVFTQNWNHAIQNGFKDSRIPKQCIYRYKVYVEGNAWSVSEKYILACDSPVLFITTPFQDILSRGLVAGEHYWPINRDHVCKSIKFAVDWGNEHPAQARLIGEQGSRFVREEMSMDYVYDYMLHLLTEYAKLLRYKPTVPEKAVEICTESMACPAQGLHRECMMDSMERHVAGFDPCTLPPPFTEEEAKEIAEREAEVLRKVEKMEG
- the LOC117854174 gene encoding uncharacterized protein isoform X1; this translates as MKGTVFPAASPEQDEEGAPLVPPPIEEEITEEGGTPCRDGDAAPVVAARPGRSLSSLGAVLRTRGVGSVMVGLVLLALLLGARRWIDLDATSPLRGNTVSIGAGQRRRHHNSTAPLVPIPFTCGNETSPQPPKCPGTPAPPPSPPQPTPGGGPAPSCPDYFRYIHEDLRPWRGAGITREVVERARPHAFFRLVVVGGRAFVETYRRAYQIRDVFTQWGILQLLRRYPGRVPDLDLMFACDDPGQVRAADFPAPAEAPPVFRYCKDASTLDVVFPDWSFWGWPEVGIRPWTQMLEEVGKENERLRWPERQPYAFWKGNPEGYRIRHELLRCNVSNGQEWNARVFTQNWNHAIQNGFKDSRIPKQCIYRYKVYVEGNAWSVSEKYILACDSPVLFITTPFQDILSRGLVAGEHYWPINRDHVCKSIKFAVDWGNEHPAQARLIGEQGSRFVREEMSMDYVYDYMLHLLTEYAKLLRYKPTVPEKAVEICTESMACPAQGLHRECMMDSMERHVAGFDPCTLPPPFTEEEAKEIAEREAEVLRKVEKMEG